The following coding sequences are from one Microbulbifer sp. TB1203 window:
- a CDS encoding sugar nucleotide-binding protein, producing the protein MPDTGYTPESVAVIGAGNDIDSALQKRLQRAGFRVQLLTPDQLDQLRPGALVINASCCAGGKGMAAALWACRALAQKSRNPILHLSSYQVFAGGARKRYDEEDEPAPATEAGRQWLECEHALEGRDNVSVLRFGWMLDRSEDALLGRVLRGLVAHQPIALDDRSRGSPVTVADMARVAVAVVQQLASGAPTSGVYHYGAADSCTALEFAHEVVERAQSFYDEDLSPQLSALPAAEDRSAVLACNKLRDVFGIQQRSWRQGLTRQVELWLEKLEAEA; encoded by the coding sequence GTGCCAGACACCGGCTATACACCGGAATCGGTCGCCGTTATCGGCGCCGGCAACGATATCGACAGCGCACTGCAGAAACGCCTGCAGCGCGCTGGCTTTCGTGTGCAACTGCTGACTCCGGACCAACTGGACCAACTGCGCCCCGGCGCGCTGGTAATCAACGCCTCCTGCTGCGCCGGGGGCAAGGGCATGGCCGCGGCCCTGTGGGCATGCCGCGCGCTGGCGCAAAAATCCCGCAACCCGATTCTGCACCTTTCCTCCTACCAGGTTTTTGCCGGCGGGGCGCGAAAGCGCTACGACGAGGAGGACGAGCCTGCGCCGGCCACCGAGGCCGGGCGCCAATGGCTGGAGTGCGAACATGCCCTGGAGGGACGCGACAATGTGAGCGTGCTGCGCTTCGGTTGGATGCTTGACCGCAGCGAAGATGCGTTGCTCGGGCGGGTGCTGCGCGGCCTGGTGGCGCACCAGCCGATCGCCCTGGACGACCGCAGTCGCGGCAGCCCGGTGACAGTGGCGGATATGGCCCGGGTGGCGGTGGCGGTGGTCCAGCAACTGGCCAGCGGCGCCCCGACCTCCGGTGTCTACCACTACGGCGCCGCCGACAGCTGCACCGCACTGGAGTTTGCCCATGAAGTGGTGGAGCGCGCGCAATCCTTCTACGACGAGGACCTCTCGCCACAGCTGAGCGCGCTGCCCGCCGCAGAGGATCGCAGCGCAGTGCTGGCCTGTAATAAATTGCGGGACGTTTTCGGTATTCAGCAGCGCAGCTGGCGCCAGGGACTCACCCGGCAGGTGGAGCTGTGGTTGGAAAAGCTGGAGGCCGAGGCATAA
- the ssb gene encoding single-stranded DNA-binding protein, whose translation MARGINKVILIGNLGADPETRYMPSGGAVTNVNLATSETWKDKQTGQQQERTEWHRVVFFNRLAEIAGEYLRKGSKVYIEGSLRTRKWQDKNSGQDRYTTEIVASEMQMLDSRGDQGGYSQGGGGYDQGYQPQGGQSDPYGPGNQGRSAPSSMAPSQPSSQQPPSQQAPASGGFDNSFDDDIPF comes from the coding sequence ATGGCCAGGGGTATCAACAAAGTCATTCTGATTGGCAATCTGGGCGCAGACCCGGAAACCCGCTACATGCCCAGCGGCGGCGCAGTGACCAATGTGAATCTGGCGACGTCCGAGACCTGGAAGGACAAGCAGACCGGCCAGCAGCAGGAACGCACCGAGTGGCACCGGGTGGTGTTCTTCAACCGCCTGGCGGAGATCGCCGGCGAATACCTGCGCAAGGGCAGCAAAGTGTACATCGAGGGCTCGTTGCGTACCCGCAAGTGGCAGGACAAGAACTCCGGCCAGGACCGCTACACCACAGAAATCGTCGCCAGCGAAATGCAGATGCTGGACAGCCGCGGGGACCAGGGTGGCTATTCCCAGGGCGGCGGCGGATACGACCAGGGCTACCAGCCGCAGGGCGGCCAGTCCGACCCCTATGGTCCTGGCAACCAGGGCCGCTCCGCACCTTCCTCCATGGCGCCGTCCCAGCCATCAAGCCAGCAGCCGCCGAGCCAGCAGGCGCCGGCGAGCGGTGGCTTCGACAACAGTTTCGACGACGACATTCCTTTCTGA
- a CDS encoding MFS transporter translates to MNSTERRALAGLASLYVFRMLGLFMVLPVLSVYGADYRGSTPALLGLALGAYGLSQALLQIPLGMLSDHWGRKPVIYTGLAVFALGSLLAAQTDSVYGLIAGRMLQGAGAIAAATMALVADLTRDESRGVAMAVIGAAIGLAFMLAAVLGPVLAGFGGLSAVFWLTAALALLGILLLWRLVPTPQSPRRPAVYRGGFRRVLGCAEVRRLAAGAFFLHLLLTALFVPLPLVLVDTLRLPGSEHWKIYGPVMLGAFVVMLPLMRAAERSGRARVAMMCAQLALAAGSVALWAVSELSLVFLLAVFFVAFNLLEALMPAQLTRVAPAEARGAATGLYATVQFLGAFSGGSLGGWLYGLGGAGAVAQLGIAVVLMWAALWWRLDARAPKAA, encoded by the coding sequence ATGAATTCCACCGAACGCCGCGCCCTCGCCGGCCTGGCTTCCCTGTACGTTTTCCGCATGCTCGGCCTGTTTATGGTGCTGCCGGTGTTGTCGGTGTACGGGGCGGACTACCGCGGCAGTACGCCGGCACTGCTGGGGCTGGCGCTCGGGGCCTACGGCCTGAGCCAAGCGTTATTGCAGATACCGCTGGGGATGCTGTCCGACCACTGGGGGCGGAAGCCGGTGATATACACGGGGCTCGCCGTGTTCGCCCTGGGCAGCCTGCTCGCGGCACAGACGGATTCGGTTTACGGGCTGATCGCCGGGCGCATGCTGCAGGGCGCCGGCGCCATCGCCGCGGCCACCATGGCACTGGTGGCGGACCTGACCCGCGACGAGAGCCGGGGTGTGGCTATGGCGGTGATCGGCGCCGCCATCGGCCTGGCGTTTATGCTGGCGGCGGTACTGGGGCCCGTGCTGGCGGGCTTCGGCGGCCTGTCGGCGGTGTTTTGGCTCACTGCGGCCCTGGCCCTGCTGGGCATTCTGCTGCTGTGGCGTCTGGTGCCGACTCCGCAGAGTCCGAGGCGGCCAGCGGTATACCGCGGCGGTTTCCGCCGGGTGCTGGGCTGTGCCGAAGTGCGGCGCCTGGCCGCCGGCGCCTTCTTCCTGCACCTGCTGTTGACTGCGCTGTTCGTGCCCCTGCCGTTGGTGCTGGTGGACACGCTGCGGCTGCCCGGCAGCGAGCACTGGAAAATCTACGGCCCGGTGATGCTGGGGGCTTTTGTAGTGATGTTGCCGCTGATGCGCGCAGCCGAGCGCAGCGGCCGGGCGCGGGTGGCGATGATGTGCGCACAGTTGGCACTGGCCGCCGGCAGTGTCGCACTGTGGGCCGTTTCCGAGCTGTCTCTGGTATTTCTGCTGGCGGTATTCTTTGTCGCCTTCAACCTGCTGGAGGCCCTGATGCCGGCGCAGCTCACCCGGGTGGCGCCGGCGGAGGCTCGCGGCGCCGCGACCGGGTTGTACGCCACGGTGCAATTTCTTGGTGCCTTTTCCGGCGGCAGCCTGGGTGGCTGGCTGTATGGTCTCGGCGGTGCCGGTGCGGTAGCGCAGTTGGGGATTGCGGTGGTCCTGATGTGGGCCGCACTCTGGTGGCGGTTGGACGCCCGTGCGCCGAAAGCCGCCTGA
- a CDS encoding mannose-1-phosphate guanylyltransferase/mannose-6-phosphate isomerase, with protein sequence MIPVILCGGTGSRLWPLSRECYPKQFLPLAGSRTMLQDTALRLDGLEGLQAPILVCHEEHRFAAAEQLQEIDRKPRSILLEPCARNTAPAIALAALDALAGGEDPLLLVLPADHVVADAVAFRRAAKAAGELARRGHLVTFGTVPDCAETGYGYIRRGEDLGGGAWKVAEFVEKPDAETAERYLASGDYSWNSGIFLFRASRYIEELGHYRADILAACRTAFEKAVRDLDFTRIDAGAFSACRSESVDYAVMEKTESAAILPLDAGWSDVGSWDALWELAERDGDNNLLHGDVLAESSEGCLVRADSRLVGLLGVRDLVVVDTDDAVLIADKNCVQDVKKLAERLKGAERSEALRHRKVYRPWGYYDSIDAGPRFQVKRILVKPGQQLSLQMHHHRAEHWVVVRGTARVTRGEEELLLTENQSTFIPLGVVHRLENPGTIPLELIEVQSGSYLGEDDIVRFDDSYGRT encoded by the coding sequence ATGATCCCCGTTATTCTCTGTGGCGGCACCGGCTCGCGCCTGTGGCCGCTGTCCCGCGAGTGCTACCCGAAACAGTTCCTGCCTCTCGCCGGCAGCCGGACCATGTTGCAGGACACCGCGCTGCGTCTCGACGGCCTGGAGGGATTACAGGCGCCGATCCTGGTGTGCCATGAAGAGCACCGCTTCGCCGCCGCCGAACAGTTGCAGGAAATCGACCGCAAACCCCGGTCGATCCTGCTGGAACCCTGCGCCCGCAATACCGCGCCGGCCATAGCGCTGGCGGCACTGGATGCGCTCGCCGGCGGGGAGGACCCGCTGCTGCTGGTGCTGCCGGCGGATCACGTGGTGGCGGATGCGGTGGCGTTTCGGCGCGCTGCGAAGGCCGCCGGCGAGTTGGCACGGCGAGGCCACCTGGTGACCTTCGGCACAGTGCCCGACTGTGCGGAGACCGGCTACGGCTATATCCGCCGCGGTGAGGACCTGGGCGGCGGCGCCTGGAAAGTGGCGGAGTTTGTCGAAAAGCCGGATGCCGAGACCGCCGAGCGCTACCTGGCCAGCGGCGATTATTCCTGGAACAGCGGTATCTTCCTGTTCCGCGCCTCCCGCTATATCGAGGAGCTGGGCCACTACCGCGCCGATATACTGGCCGCCTGCCGCACCGCCTTCGAGAAGGCGGTGCGGGACCTGGATTTCACCCGCATCGACGCCGGGGCCTTTTCCGCCTGCCGCTCCGAATCGGTGGATTACGCGGTGATGGAAAAGACCGAATCCGCCGCGATATTGCCCCTGGACGCCGGCTGGAGCGATGTGGGCTCCTGGGATGCGCTCTGGGAACTGGCCGAGCGGGACGGCGACAACAACCTGCTGCACGGCGATGTGCTGGCGGAGTCCTCCGAGGGCTGCCTGGTGCGCGCCGACAGCCGGCTGGTGGGGCTGCTCGGCGTGCGCGACCTGGTGGTGGTGGATACCGACGATGCGGTGTTGATCGCGGATAAAAACTGCGTGCAGGACGTGAAAAAGCTGGCGGAGCGGCTGAAGGGCGCGGAGCGCAGCGAGGCGTTGCGTCACCGCAAAGTCTACCGCCCATGGGGCTACTACGATTCCATCGACGCGGGGCCGCGCTTCCAGGTCAAACGCATTCTGGTCAAGCCGGGGCAGCAGCTGTCGCTGCAGATGCACCACCACCGCGCCGAACACTGGGTGGTGGTGCGCGGCACCGCCAGGGTGACCCGGGGCGAAGAGGAACTGCTGCTCACGGAAAACCAGTCCACCTTTATTCCCCTGGGGGTGGTGCACCGGCTGGAAAACCCCGGCACCATTCCGCTGGAACTGATCGAGGTGCAGTCCGGCAGTTACCTGGGCGAGGACGATATCGTCCGTTTCGATGACAGCTACGGGCGCACGTAG